The genomic stretch GCAAGTTCAACACAAGGGTCACTTATCTGACCAATACTATTTTGAACATGGTAAGGAACTGGTGTGATGGAATGGGCCTTAATGTGAATCCCACCAAGGCTGCAGtggtgggagggggagggagagagagagtgatGTGAAGAGGGAGAAGAAGTGAGGATTCACTTCCCCCTTCACATTCCTTACCAACCACTCCTCAGTCGGCACTTTACCACTTGTAGGATGTGTgctgttaacaataaacatttgttaaaatacttcttaattatactaacatattaaatagatgcaatggactattcttaacataaataatattatttaataataatatttttattccataacaaCGAGAATAAGAAAACATAACATGATGCTCCAAAACACCAATGCAGGAAAGCAAAGTACTTGGTTCCCACTTGTGTCTTGTAAAGAAAATAGATCGAGCAGTGAAAGAGGTAGGTGGTGGAGGTAGGCATGGTTGAGCTGCTGCTCCTCTCTCTCCCCATGCGCAAGAAATTTCCGTGCTGGTCACGttcaaagcggctcatctatagTAACAGTTTTCATTGAAATTGCGTTCAAAATCAAAGTTTATAGCACATTTCGTTCTCAAGATGTTCTATACATAGATAGATAATTAggtaggaaaaaaatttttacagcCCCCTGGCAGACAGGAAGTAAATGTTGCTGATATCTTGTGGATAGTTACACTATGCAAACGCTCAGCCAGTTCCTTAGAGGGACATGTTCATCATCAAATATGACGTTTTCTATGTTGAAATGAAGTTATATATAATATCTCAGGGTCGTAGTTCAATTAATTCTTGAGATACCCAGTAGAAACtaacacacacgcacgcacgcacgcacgcacgcacgcacgcacgcacgcacgcacgcacgcacgcacgcacgcacgcacgcacgcacacacgcacacacacacacacacacaccacacacacacacacacacacacacgcacgcacaccacacacacacgcacccacgcacgcacgcacgcacgcacgcacgcacgcacgcacccacgcacgcacgcacgcacgcacgcacacacgcacacagacagacagacagacagacagacaaaagtgATTTTCTATGCTATAACATTTAGTGTTAGCAAAATATACaacttttcaagtttatagctttaTTCATTTTGAGATATCATCATGAGTTACAGACGGTGTACAGGTAAATCTTATGGAAggacatgcacaatcatcgaactcTACTTTTATCTTCtgtacaaataaaccaatacaacatTATAATACATTGAAGAACGTAATAAAGGCTTTAACAATTAATTCAGCAAAGTAACATCCATTACATGTGTAAGtatgtgatttttaaaatgttacatgattTTACGGGGTTTATCTACAAACCTGTTTCTCCTGCAATTTTCTCATTGCtaacatggttacccataagagcaatgtcAAAATTTGTGCCAACACTCAACTGTCAtcataaaatgataaaacaatattgtacaaGTATCTATTGTTAATGTAATTGCTTAGCTACGTAACATATTCTACAACCATTACTATGCATATTAGAACaaactatataattttgttggatatttatAATATAGCTAATTACATAGGtgtttacttcaaaataaatctACAAAAATGGTCATATTTTCCAAGAATTTATTCCAAACTGCCATTAACTAAAACCCAAAAGTGGTTAAACAACACAGAAACAAAGCCGTTTATGAGAAAAATACTTTTCACACAGATCTTATTGATAAGCTGAGACGAAACATCATCTCCCAACTTGAACAGTCAGTCTTATTTTACCTTCTACTTTAcagtgaataaattattaataattattcattttctaAGGAGCAGTAATTTCTTGATGGTGCGGCTAATGTTTTTTTGAGTTGATTTTActgtctattattatttattataactacatgaaatatttaaattctgtcaTGCTTTCAAATACCAAATCATCAATCTTCAGATTTTATGCTCATTAGACATAGTTCTTGTCTACTttcaaagtttgttttataataattatcatctaagttttccatttaatactgtgttaaaaacatgcttttttttttttttttttttttttttttttttttttttttttttttttttccttggggcggcctactgccatgcacttaagcctcaagggccttttgcgcacacACCCGAAAAACACCATgtgaggactaccagtctacaacaacttcagcagttcaacaaaccgccgaaaaacaacctatcaagtcctccttgggaaaactcgccaccctgttcaagctaccaaagatggcataccgctctcttgctattgctgggcaatcaaagagcaggtgctcagcagtctcctcctgctcattacaccttccacagagcggatcctcctgaaggataccaactctgtgtagatgcttcttcaggtgaccatgccccgtaatgagaccaatgaccttggaaagacattgatctgtttaatgagagaaggtccgagggccaccttggaggaaggtgactgtaataccattctactcactctcaaacccggatgcaacctccaccttctaccatgctccgcgcgaatccatttcgagacaaaccctagaggattcacacctttggaacaccgcagaatggttgagggcccgtcataattgttgctgagccctggttggccagggcatcagctctttcgttcccagaaatccccttatgaccaggaacccaacaaacggttacattgttgattctggcaagggaggaaaacggtctgatagcaatcccaaaaccagtttggatttgattgcgcaagaatccagcgccatcagcgctgcctgactgtccgtgaaaaatgttaatcgtcttgcccctatatcgcagacgaagattctcacgagcacattccataatggctgcgacctccgcttgaaagactgtcggatacggacccataggaaccaccagctccctacatggtctcactccagaattccagcacctgtgccgctttttttgttttagagccgtctgtgtaccattcgagctccgctggtggaagaggttgcttcccctctgaccaatcatcccttgagggcaaaaataatcctaaagggtttgtcaaaggaaaaacttttgtggcatctgatcagagatcatatgcaaaacatcctcctgtatcagagtgctaattctgcagtgcccaccgctgcagcagcccgaccagaatcccgtctgctgcagacagtaggcactcttcctggccatagctcgaatgacaatgtccaggggggcgagattaagacaacagtccagagccgcgcctggcgcactaggaaaggcccctgtggatagcgaggcaggccatcctttggatacctgccaaaCGTGGCTACCACCGTTTTGGCTtccatttttggccaccatacgacagctccgtacattagtgcaggtctgaccacggaaacataaagccagtacaagagcctcggcttcagtcccaggggcccacctatcacacgtctgcattgcattataaaaaaaaaaaaaaaaaaaaaaaaaaaaaaaaaaaaatcttcaaaataaatcTACAAAAATGGTCATATTTTCCAAGAATTTATTCCAAACTGCCATTAACTAAAACCCAAAAGTGGTTAAACAACACAGAAACAAAGCCGTTTATGAGAAAAATACTTTTCACACAGATCTTATTGATAAGCTGAGACGAAACATCATCTCCCAACTTGAACAGTCAGTCTTATTTTACCTTCTACTTTAcagtgaataaattattaataattattcattttctaAGGAGCAGTAATTTCTTGATGGTGCGGCTAATGTTTTTTTGAGTTGATTTTActgtctattattatttattataactacatgaaatatttaaattctgtcaTGCTTTCAAATACCAAATCATCAATCTTCAGATTTTATGCTCATTAGACATAGTTCTTGTCTACTttcaaagtttgttttataataattatcatctAAGTTTTCCATTTAATACTGTGTTAAAACATGCTTACAcgattaagttttaaaaatatattcaactcATGGTGGAGTGGACATTATCTACAAAGTAACAGTTGAACCTATAACCACTAAGGTTCtgatttaactaattaaaatttctcTGAAGGGAAATTGAAAAACGTAGAAGTAATAAAATGCAGAAGGTCTTAATCATGTTAGAagactttcaaatatttaattttcaagtgTGGCAATACACAGAGTAAATTGTTACAGACAGCTGAAGGACTTGCTGCACCGAGGTGACAGAGCGATGATTTACGTATTCATTGCTGCCTCTTACTTCCCATGGGTGATGCTGCGGCCACTGCCTCAGGACAGCTTGGCTGCAGAGCTGTGGTGGCTTGTCTGGGTAATATAACTTAACCTGTACTGTATTATGAAATACTGATGTTATCAAGTCAACGTATATCTTATTAGATCATTTTCTTAAACAATCAGTGGTAACATCTTTTCCAAATGGTTTTATTTTGCATGCTTTTCTGTAAAGTAAACCTGATTTGAGGAGGAACATTAAAATTTGTCCACAATAATTTTCATGCAAGGCCTCTTGATGTTACAGAATTTTGTATAGAACTTAATTTTGAAGTAACCACTATATAATTACGTAAATTCAAATTAATCATTGTTTCATTATACCATTCGACTGATGGTGACCATAATATTTTCCTCAATAAActtcaaaatcttttattatatttaattcaatggaCCAGCTATACGATAGTTATTGGAGGCgatttgaacattaaatttgatattacaaagaacaaaaaaagccatccattaaatattttaaaaatatattaagagagtacagtttttattgtttgaaccAATCTCCTACACGAGGTGCAAATTGCCTTGACAATATTTTTGTCAATGTTGAATAGAATAGGGTTAACTCttgtaacatttttcttttttccttttctGATCACAATGGTGTAATGGCTGACCTTAATGTACTCAAGCTTTTGTTCCACCAAAtggtaaaaatggttttattgggAAAGACATGTACTTACAAATGGTTTTGCCTACACAAGAAATATGCAATTTATCAAGTTTGAGTGCTTATGACTGGGAAcacttaattaatgaaattaagttcACTGATGCTGAACAATCTTTCCAGTCCTTTTTCTaatccttttaaataatataaattattactcagTTGTTAAGAAAAGAACTTATAgctaaaagcaattttaaatattaatggtacACTAGTGAATTAAGGAATATGAAAGAAAAGTTGTTATGTTTTGGTTCTTTAATCAGAAGTTCTAGTGAGTCTTTGAATGAGCTTCTCCGAATTTTTAACCACCAAAGAAAAGAGTATAAATTATCCATAAAAAACGCCTAACTTAATCACAAcaccaattatattaaaaacagcattaatacaaataaagcagcttgggaaataattaaaatcaacagtACAAGTACACCCCATAGGCTTTAAACTGATATTACTTCAGAAgacttacatatttttttttactgactcaataaaaaaaatattaaagtgaacACTGGTACAGTTattaatagtagtttaaattcattaaaagttAATACAATTCATCATTGTTATCGTTTAAATCAATCAAGCCATCTGACACAATTGAGGCAGCTAAAAGACTAAACAATTCAGATAGTAATAAGatctaaaatatatctaataatctTTTAAAGAGATTGGTTTATACTTTTGTTGACCCACTGACACTTTGCTTCAATATGTTTTTGAGTCAGGGCATTTTACCGGGGCAACCGAAAGTGTCCAGAATTTGTACAGTCTTTCATAAAGGCCCCAATAATGATCCAAGTAGTTACCGCCCCACTCCGGTCATCCCAATCTTGTCTAAATTACTAGAACTACTAATCTATGACCAAATAAGTgactatttagaagaaaataaaattttaagttcatcacaatttggtttcagaagagGTAAATCCACTATTGATGCCACTGAcaagttaatacaaaatatactgtcaACTTCTGAAAATAAGGCCTTTGCTCAGGTCACTTTGATTGTGTACAACAGGGATCTCCAACCCTTTTTACtgaagggccacattgtaaatcTTTTGAGGAAAGGTGGGCCAGCAATATTTTAGGGCAGAAAGTCTAGCACCCCTCCACCCCCCCCCTCTTATCCCATAAAGGTTATTCTAATTAAGAAGTCAGTGTTGGTTCTTGAGATTTTCttgattgattttttaagttgCTATATTGCCTTATAAGTGTCTTTGTTGTTGGCTAACTAAAATTCTTTATGTGATTCTATAAAAAGGCTGCAGTAGAAAAGAATCTTgtaagtaaacaaatgttttttttgaGTTCATAAATAATGTGTATGACATGTTTATAGGAGGCACAAAAAGGCAAAAGGTCTTCCCACCTTTTTGGCAGGGCAATCCCAAGTAACCAAGAAACAATGGGTTACGGGAAGGAAGTAatacaagtctagacttgtctagAAATACTCAATGCAGATAAAGTATTTGAATACTTAAGGGTGCTTCTGAATAtactgtattcgattctcccatcattACAACTGACAAGACTGATGCGATGAGGTTATTTGGTTCTGCCTCAGGTACAGTTGGGGTAGAGTACACCAGTGCCGAGCTTTCTGCCCACTTACTATCTACCGCTTAGTGGTTGATCGCTACTTGTTTATATATAGTTCAACTGTTATTGAGAAAAGAAGTATCAAGTAAGAGATGAGTACTGGTATGAATGAGAATGAGCTAATGGTAAAAATGtttagaagaaaatataatatcaattaaaaatattttttcactgtGCTAACTTTCTGTGGGCTGGAAAAAATCTGTTCACGGGCTGTAGGTTCGAGACTTCTGGTGTAGAACACAGTACTCTTTTAGCCAAATTGAAGCACTATGGAGTTCAAggatattataaaatcatatttcgTTAATAGAAGACAAAAAGTATCTATCAAAGGTCACAGGAAGTAAAAATAGAGTATGGTGTCCCTCATGGATTAGTACTTGGAGATCTTTTGTTATCATATTTCAATGACATGACATTGGCTGTTGATGCTAATATGCTTCTCTACGCTGACAACacgatttttttcaataatagtaataacctgaatgaactaaagaaattaactgacaccataataaaaaaagcatCAATATGGTTTAAGGAAAGCAGGTTCTTAATGAATggaactaaaactaaaaacatattgtttactttaaaatcaattcctgaaTATGGTTTTAATCTTGAATCAAgtagtgtaatcaaaattttaggaattcatattgataataatctttTATGGGGACCTCACATTAATTATCTGTCTactaaattatctagaattattgttttattgaaatgtctatcttgctgcataagtgaaaattatgttcgAACTGCATATTTTGGCTATTCTGTCAATTGTGAGTTATACTGTGGGGAAATAGTGCTAGGgttcaggaaatactggtgcttcaaaaaaagctgttagaattgttggtaaagctgTATATCTCGATCATTGTAAACCTATTTTCATTAACCAAGGAAttcttacaatagttaatttatatttgtttgatttatctGTGTACATCTTAAATAATGAGGACAATAAACCATACATAAACACATAACTACAACacaagaaacagaaataaaattttaattgactaTTGGCAACTGAGTAAATCTTTGAAAAGTCATGTTGTAGTTGGCTTAAAAGTGCATAACAAATTGACTggacaattaatgtcttatattattatttttgtattatacttattcagtattatttagagacaatgctatttagtctgtagctgaattagactttgtcaatgcatgttttatgagaaataaaaaaaattattattttattattattataaaaaattatggttgcctgtaaagtcggttttacgggcgaagattttacgtgacaacgtctttttctcggtagaatatttattgatatgaatattattaaattgcacaataggaacaaggaattgaatgaaaataagaattgcacaaattttaactatagaaatatattttgtttactaaaacattgtacataatttgaaattaattaaaatttgttattgtaaatggtaaagttgaataaaacatttactaaaattggaatttgaaattcttgctaaacacagttaaattctaactccgcgcgtggtgattggtcggtttagttcgtttgttgggtcgcactgttatgacaggttagaggttataatttgttattttaattgtttgactagcaatacgcgctgtttcttctcaatcgactgaattacgattgattgcagagtgatttaaactaataatttacttaacactatcaacatttgtcaatagtatgacataacctataaactcagtttctcaacttttgtgtcaatctaacaattaatcaatcaatcatagtttacgataatgaaatatcagtgtacaattatttacctttattgttgtagttgttgtaaatgacgaatctaagcactccacatttcacgaataaacatagttatctgctttatcccgtgcggcggacccacggttatctgctttatcccgtgcggatcccgtgcggcggacccactggacgggcatcgtaacgttaccgggcgttacactttttcatgagtgactccgagccgcaacctaatttaagacgttgtcacgtcaaaatgtacATAGTACCATAGATACaggatatttatttatagcacTGTTAGCTAcccatttcaaaatgttttcaataattgtaGTTTCTGGcagaataattgtatttttgccATATCACTGCATAGTTCGGTGTAGATAGCTTAAATTTCTACCTGAGACAAATCTGTTGCTTTCTGGAACCATATAACTGGAATATTTGTTGTATTGTCTGATGTGATATCTGTTGGAAAGTAACAACAAACAGAAGTATGTACATgacaattttacattataattcagTTGATATTGATCGActactacaaaattaataatgcattATGTTGAAGTTGAGAAAATAGCTAACAGATTTATTATCCTTTGAAGATTTAGTCTAGATTGACAGAATTTTTCCAGTTCactataaattacataaaacatgacACACCCcacttgtttagttttaaaaatcaaatcttGTGGTGCGCATActcaatatgtaaatttttaacaacttctttaaaaatagttttaatttgaattaaacaaGATTTCTTCTTTTGATCGTAATATTGATGAATTTGTTGGTGACAGGTGTTGGCGGCAGCAGGCATACTTTACCAGCAGATGTTCCACGAACGATACAAGACACTGGAGACTTGCTTCTACATTTTCCTAGGAGCCGCACCATCCCTGGCCGTACTGGCTCACATAGAACACGTAAGTGTGATATTCAGTCTCTAATAATAAGTGATACATCACCAATCGCATTTGTCAGTTCTGTAGAtattaaaaaatcagtaaaattggtaataggttttattttaagcAATACTGTAATTCCTCCATATCAAACTCAAATTCAAATCTTTCATTactgtaaacaatatacattatatggtaaAAGTATATTACAGTAGTACAGTaaagtacattataaaatgccattgacGCTAAAAAGTGTTTAAGACGGGTGCATTTGTAATGGaagctggcaatctgttgataaaatggacacctgcttgcgaaggcaagtgttcataaaACCCCGTTCTGTGTTttccagaacggtagttgtctctgcctcttgtctcatatccatGCACGCCATGACCGCTCATCagggtacatttagacatacagaatGAAACTGTTTCCAGAATGTATAGACAGGGCAGAGTCAACAATTGCCAGAGCCAACAATGAAGTTTAAAGGCTCTCAAAAATTGATTGCTCTAGAGCCCCACAACCACAATCCGTAGGTAAGAAGTGGGTAAATTAGGccgtaatatgccgtcatcaATACCTgacgggcagtatttggctaaagacctcataaAATAAATGCCTGAAGCTAATTTGGTACAAACTGAGTTGGTGTGAGCActccatgtcaacccttgatcaaggtgtattccaaggaatttagtggaTTCCGTTTCTTCTAGAACGGAATCTGCCAACATTATGGCAGGCCCACAGCCAGAATCTTCACTTCGcaaagaaaagttataaaattggattttgaggtgtttgttgtgagattgagacTTTGGAAGTGTTGGACTCAATTATTcaggtcaacaaaagcctgttgttttAACACTTCCTTTGATTTTCAATTGAAACAGAgaagttgtgtcatcagcatactgcatgAGTCTCCCGTGCAATAGTGATGACTCTATATCATTGCCATAgatcaggaaaagaattggactgaggatggagccctgaggaactccatacttaatttattttggtgTTGAAAGTTGATTTGATATTTGAACCACTTGGGTTCTGTGGCTTATGAAAGAGGCACTCCTCGAATGCCATGTGATTccagtttgtcaagcagtgtattatggtcaacacagtcaaatgctttggataagtcgagaaacataCTTAAGGTGGGGTTTCTACTTTCTAATCCCTCTACAACTCTTTCGACTAGACTCATAACTGCGTCTACcatcgatttgccctttctgaagcccCATCGGTCATCACAGAGCTGGTTGTGACTATTAAGAAATCCAAGCATTCTTACCAAAAagagttttttaaacaatttactcaGAACTGGCAAAGTGGAGACAGGCCaataattattgatggaatatggataatctttttttaaagtaGGAGTTACTTTAGCCAttttcaggagtgagggaaaaactcctgtttgaaaagacaAATTCACTAATTGAGTTAGGGGACTCACAATGTGTTGAAAACTTCTTTATGAGCCACATGGACATCAAATTGAGATCGGTTGATTTTTTAGCTGGGAGCTATTGGATAATTTCGGTTGGCTCTTTCTCAAGAACTGGCGGCAACACCATAGATGCTGCAGGGCATTAATATTCACAGGTCCAGCTTCTGCGGGTTTTGGTTATCCGTGAATTCTTCTGTGAGCAtaacaactcaaaataaaaaaaagtaaaataattacattattaactcAACCACTTATGATCCATCAAGTTAACATTTGTTAAACTGCACTGCACAAAAGACGCTATATTATTATAGCTATTTCTGTGAACTGCTTGAAAGTGCTGCTGTCGAATGGCTCACTCCTCCTTCCATTGTCCCCCTACCCAACATGCTCCATTATCACTCCAAATGTAGCATGCACTCCTCACTGCGTCAGTCTGTTAGATCATTTATCAGATTTTACATACAGTTCTTTGGCttaattgtgtgttttattataagtGCGAGTTATTAACATGAAAGCTTTCATAGCATTAATCAACTAAGATATCTCAGATCGAGAAGGGGAAGTGTGTTGTGTTGTCTTTAGTTGAAAAATTAGAAATTCTTGATATGCTAAAAGTTAATAAGGTTACTTTAATCACTAGGAAAATCCCAATAATCCTGAATTGAagtcaagataaaaaaaaaaaaaaaaaaaaaaaaaaaaacaacacatagaCAAAATCTTCTGCATTGCAATGCAGTTTGCAAATCATGTATTGGAGACAGATCCCCTCATAGAAAGGGCCCTTCATTTCAAAAGAGTACTCCAGGATCTGGTGCTCCCACATGAAGTAGCTTGCAAGGAGTTCGAAAAAAAGAAGAATCAAAcagataattaagtattttaaaacttcataaatttTGCTTTCATGTACTGTACAATGTTCATACAATTGATAAATACGCACTTAAAACAAGTACACTGTactgtattaacattttaaaatgaatgaattgatatatttcccaaatatatgtacaatattacaatacaatctgtacaattaacttctaaatttttacaataccgaacgaagtttaaaatttgaacaaagaataagaaataatcatcatagaataaacatcataaaaataacatcatgtataaaaacattgtcctcggaaaatgagcctgcatgggctatgatgcctgtgcgcagactcgagttgctcacaATTATCTCCAAGAACCTTACCCCCCAACTTTTATAAGGTAATGTTATCCACGGTTTCACAACCTGTGGCTAACCTCCAGGATGTAGGGTTATTGTATTTTGGTAACTCACACAGCTACACCTGGAACCTACGGGACTTGAAATAGTTAGTTGTCAATGCAATAACTAGaagttttgttttagattttgGCAATTTTTAGAGTCTTGAACTGGAATTCAGGTGGCAATTTCACCAATTTGTATGCCGAATTTGATACATGTTAGTAGTTATTGAAGCTATTGAACTCATCTGTTTTTGCCAGGCGGAGTTCGCTGGAATCCAGGAGTTGATGTTGGGTGGTGCACTCTATGCCATCGGTGTCTGTTTCTTCAAATCAGATGGTGTGGTGCCATGCGCTCATGCCATCTGGCACATGTTTGTCGGCACAGCTGCAACGGTACACTACTATGCCATCCTGCACCATTTGTACACTACG from Homalodisca vitripennis isolate AUS2020 chromosome 2, UT_GWSS_2.1, whole genome shotgun sequence encodes the following:
- the LOC124354553 gene encoding monocyte to macrophage differentiation factor; protein product: MEKNERASPNRAYVPTTVEHIANIITHGIWIPPSVYAGTVLLHRSTTRLQYCSAVVYGSALVLCFTVSTVFHSIFYCGHNQQLKDLLHRGDRAMIYVFIAASYFPWVMLRPLPQDSLAAELWWLVWVLAAAGILYQQMFHERYKTLETCFYIFLGAAPSLAVLAHIEHAEFAGIQELMLGGALYAIGVCFFKSDGVVPCAHAIWHMFVGTAATVHYYAILHHLYTTPSV